The following coding sequences lie in one Pirellulales bacterium genomic window:
- a CDS encoding acetylxylan esterase: LLFDLLKLSDLQATRQEGAKPIPFDVKTLSSEDRGNYTWNEIEFNSTPTRRIKAILTIPKATNSDQKFPAVVCIHGHGGNRNIVYDVNSPYRAFAIKLAEDGYVTISTDVGQHEVFEEGRSLMGERLWDVLRCADYLTTLPEVDTSRMGCGGLSLGGEMTMWLGAMDPRMKATVSSGFLSTVANLKNGHCPCWDFPHFTENFDFSDIYSLIAPRALLCQIGEKEGAPGGFPPAIAREAQAEIERAYAVFNAADRTKLEIHPAGHIYAVPSGQKFFDSKLKNAKGAAN, encoded by the coding sequence CTGCTGTTTGACCTGTTGAAGCTTTCCGACCTGCAGGCCACGCGTCAGGAGGGGGCGAAGCCGATCCCGTTCGACGTCAAAACCCTTTCCAGCGAAGATCGCGGCAACTACACCTGGAACGAAATCGAATTCAATTCCACCCCCACTCGTCGGATCAAGGCGATTTTGACGATCCCCAAAGCGACCAACAGCGATCAGAAGTTTCCAGCGGTCGTTTGTATTCACGGTCATGGCGGCAACCGAAACATCGTCTACGATGTCAATTCGCCTTACCGCGCCTTTGCGATCAAGCTGGCCGAAGATGGCTATGTGACGATCTCAACGGATGTTGGCCAGCACGAAGTGTTCGAAGAGGGCCGATCGCTGATGGGAGAGCGCTTGTGGGACGTCTTGCGATGCGCCGATTATTTGACGACCCTTCCGGAAGTCGACACCTCTCGCATGGGCTGCGGCGGATTGTCGCTCGGCGGCGAGATGACGATGTGGCTAGGGGCGATGGATCCGAGGATGAAAGCCACGGTCAGTTCAGGCTTCCTCAGCACGGTTGCCAACTTGAAAAATGGGCACTGCCCGTGCTGGGATTTCCCGCACTTCACTGAAAACTTCGATTTTAGCGATATCTACAGCCTGATTGCCCCGCGGGCGCTGTTGTGCCAAATCGGCGAAAAGGAGGGCGCGCCCGGCGGCTTTCCACCCGCCATCGCTCGGGAAGCGCAAGCGGAAATCGAGCGCGCCTATGCCGTTTTCAATGCAGCCGATCGTACCAAGCTGGAAATCCATCCTGCAGGACACATCTACGCCGTGCCGTCGGGTCAGAAGTTTTTCGACTCGAAGCTGAAAAATGCCAAGGGTGCCGCCAACTGA
- a CDS encoding sigma-70 family RNA polymerase sigma factor, with translation MSSATRARSEAIASREALSRQTDEELLLQYRLHASREAFEELVHRYERELYSYLRRYLTDATLAEDVFQATFLQLHLKADQFEEGRKVRPWLYTIATNQAIDAQRRNRRHKMVSLDRRGSQDAARDDVGSLVELLTSKEPGAISNLEGEERREWIQQAVAELPDALREAVLLVYYQGMKYREAADVLGIPVGTVKSRMHAAILKLNEAWTQTHPADHE, from the coding sequence ATGAGTAGCGCCACACGCGCACGATCCGAAGCAATTGCCTCGCGAGAAGCATTGTCGCGGCAGACCGATGAAGAGTTGTTGCTCCAATATCGGCTCCACGCTAGCCGTGAGGCATTTGAGGAACTGGTACATCGCTATGAACGCGAGCTGTACAGCTATTTACGTCGGTATTTAACCGATGCGACGCTGGCGGAAGACGTGTTTCAAGCGACGTTTCTCCAACTTCACCTGAAGGCGGATCAGTTCGAAGAGGGTCGGAAAGTGCGCCCATGGCTTTACACGATCGCTACCAACCAGGCGATCGATGCGCAGCGCCGTAATCGTCGGCATAAGATGGTCAGCTTGGATCGCCGCGGCAGTCAAGACGCGGCGCGAGACGACGTCGGTTCGCTGGTCGAGCTGCTCACCAGCAAAGAGCCGGGCGCCATCTCGAACCTCGAAGGCGAAGAACGCCGCGAGTGGATCCAGCAGGCCGTTGCAGAGTTGCCCGACGCCCTCCGTGAAGCGGTGCTGCTGGTTTACTATCAGGGAATGAAGTATCGAGAAGCGGCCGATGTACTCGGAATTCCTGTCGGAACGGTGAAAAGCCGAATGCACGCCGCAATCCTCAAACTTAACGAAGCTTGGACTCAAACGCACCCCGCGGACCATGAGTAA